The DNA window TTACAAAAGTTTTGCTTTTTGGCGTACTGTATTGTTTTGACAAATCAATGAATTCATTGATTGTTACTTTAACAGGAATACTGGGAAAGTGTTCCAATTCACACATCGCGAGTTTAAGGATGATTTTATCCATCAAACTGACTCGCTCAGATTCCCAGTTTTTTGCCTTTGATGCTATCAATTCCTCATATTCCGCATCATTTTCAATTGTCAAATTAAATAATTTCTCATAAAAGGATTTATCATCCTCCCAGTTTTTAGCTAATGGTGCAAAGGGAAATTTATCACTTTTTTCATCAATTGACTTAAGTGTAAACTTCAGCATGCTTTTAACAATGCTTTTATTCTGAAACCATGAAATATCAATAGATTCAAATTGTGCTATTGATGCAGGATGGTTAAGAACAATTTCATTGAGCACCGTTCTGGCAATTTCTATTTCATCTTCAAAACGCAAGTCTTTTGAATTGCGTTCGATATATTTTTTGTATTCCTTATTTTTCTTCAGGCCTTCTTTGAAAAGACTTTCTATAAAATCCTGATCATCACCCCAATTTATTTTTCTTTTTTCACAGGCTTTTTGAAAGTCTTTGTCCGACCTAATCAGCTCAACGATCTTATTGTTGTAAAATTTTAAGGTCTCTTCATCCGGTTTTGGAGCCATCGGACGATTTTTTACCGTTTCTATGGCTTCAATATTTACCATATCAGAAAGCTTTACCAAAAGTAAAAGTGCTTTTAGATATAGGTCAAAAATGCTTTCAGCATGATTTGTAAGCTGTTTTCTATATGAATTGATATCTTTTTTTGTCTGCTCTTCATAAAAATGCCTGGCCTCGTACAAAGCTTCGGTCATGTCTTTATCGGAAGCCTCAAAATCATTTCTTTTAAATAACTCGGCTGCTTCCTTTTCCTTTTTTTTCAATTCTCCTTTATCCTGTTCTTCAAGAGAGTTTAAATCAGGGGCATAATGCAGCCTGATTCTATCAAGAGCCATTTGATGATTCGCTTTTCTACTTGAATAAAAGCCATAAGCGAGTTGTAAGGCTTTGGAACGTAAAATTCGCCTGTTAAGCATATGCAAATAAACGAAAAGGAGAGCTTATTTTTTCTTCCTTAAAAAGTTAGCTTGATTTTACCGACTTCTTCAATCCGCTTCTTGGCGATTGCCAGTGCCGCTTTTTGAGTATTGATACCTTCATCTTCTGATTTCTTCAAAATTGATAGCGTGGTATCATAAATATTTTCTGCTTTTTCAAAGGTGCTTGCCTTGCTAAATCCCATCAGTTCGGCATAAACATTCATAAGCCCCCCTGCATTGATTAAAAAATCCGGAGCATAAATTATCCCTTTTTCCAAACACATATCGCCATGTCTTTCTTCAATCGCCAATTGATTATTTGCTGCCCCGGCTACTATCTGACATTTGAGTTTGGCAATGGTATCGTCGTTAAGGGTGGCTCCCAATGCACAAGGTGCGTAAATATCCATTTCCTGATCGAAAATTGATTCCGGGTCTACTACTATGAGGTTGTGATATTTTTTGGTGACTTCTTCAATCTTTTCATCAAAAATATCTGAGATCATTACTGTTGCCCCGTCTTTTATTAAATGGTCGATCAAATAACTGCCCACGTGGCCGGCACCCTGTACCAATACTTTTTTTCCTTCGAGGCTATCTTTGCCATAGGCTTTTTTTGCACTGGCTTTCATGCCCATGTACACACCGTATGCCGTTACTGGTGATGGATCACCCGCACCGCCAAGGTTTTCGGAAAGACCTGTAACATGTTCGGTTTCCATACCAATGTATTCCATGTCTTTCTCTCCCATTCCTACATCTTCCGCCGTTATGTATTTTCCTCCCAGGCTATCTACAAACTTTCCAAATCTTCGAAGCAGCGCTTCGTTTTTCATGGTTTTGGAATCTCCTATGATCACGGCCTTACCACCGCCAAGATTAAGTCCGGAAATTGCCGCTTTAAATGTCATCCCTCTTGATAATCGAAGCACATCTACTATGGCATCGTTATCGTTTTTATAAACCCACATTCTGGTGCCACCGAGTGCCGGGCCGAGTACGGTATTGTGAATTCCGATAATTGCTTTTAATCCTGTATGTGGGTCATTACAAAAAACCAATTGCTCGTGTTCGTATTGTGTAATAGAATTAAAAACAGAGAATTCATCTTTTGATGCCGTTATTGTATCTGACATAGGAATATTCTTAATGTTAATCGTAATTTGAATTTTTTAATTTGCCGCTGCAAAATTACCGTATTGAGATTAAATTAAAAATTAAGCAGGCAAATGAACAATCTATTATTTTAAAAGGTTAAGAAGAATTGAAAGCACTTCAATATCTCAACAAATATCTATATAAATACAGGCTTAGGCTTATCCTGGGGGTAATATTTGTCATTATTTCAAATATACTACAGATAATTCCGGCTTCCCTGGTTCGGCATGCCCTGGATTTAATGAGCGAAAGCTATGATTTGCTTCAATATTATAAAGACACCGATGTCCGCGATATAATTGAAGACAGCTTTATTTCAAGTGCATTGCTTTACGGCCTCATCATACTTCTGATGGTAGTTTTGAGAGGGATTTTCCTCTTTTTTACCAGGCAAACTATCATTGTCGTATCCCGATTAATTGAGTTCGACCTAAAAAATGAAATCTACTGGCATTATCAAACACTCCCCCTCGCCTTTTATAGAAGAAATAATACCGGTGATCTGATGTCGCGTATTTCCGAAGATGTCAGTAAAGTGAGAATGTATCTCGGGCCTGCAATAATGTACGGCTTAAATTTGATCGTTCTTTTTATGATCTGTATTCCGGTTATGTTCAGTATCAATTCAAGATTGAGCTTGTATGTGCTTGCCCCTTTACCGGTGCTGTCTATCAGTATTTACTTTGTCAATAACCTTATCAATAAAAAATCGGAAATGATTCAACAGAAACTTTCCGACCTCTCCACTTATGTCCAGGAGGCTTTTTCCGGAATTCGAGTTTTAAAGTCATTTGTTAGGGAAAAAGACTCAGTCAATAATTTTACCAGAGAAAGCAATGACTATAAAACACGTTCTCTCGATCTCGCTTTTGTAAATGCTTTGTTCTTTCCACTGATCATGGCTTTGATTGGCTTGAGTACCATCTTTACTATTTATATTGGTGGATTGGAGGTGGCAAGAGGAAGCATTACGGTAGGCAATATCGGAGAATTTGTAATGTACGTCAATTACCTTGTTTGGCCGGTAACTTCATTGGGTTGGATCAGTTCAATCATTCAAAGAGCAGATGCATCTCAAAGAAGAATTAATCAATTCCTCGAAACGAAAACAGATATTATTTCGGGAGATGATGATTCCAAAAAAATTGAGGGGGAAATTGAATTTAACAATGTTAGTTTCACCTACCCTGATTCCGGAATTCGGGCTCTAAAAAACATCAGCTTTAAAGCTAAATCGGGTGAAACGATTGCCATAGTCGGCCATACAGGCTCTGGAAAATCAACCATCGCCAACTTGCTTACCCGCATGTACGACCCCATTGATGGAGAGGTAAAAATTGACGATACCGATATCAAAAAACTGGATCTTACACATCTCCGCAATCAAATGGGTTATGTGCCTCAGGATGTGTTTTTATTTAGCGACAGCATTTCAAAAAATATTGCATTTGGATCGGTCAATGAAAAACCGGAGCTGATAGAAGAAGCAGCCAGAGATGCCGATCTGTTTGATAATATTAAGGATTTCCCTCAAGGATTTGATACGCGATTAGGTGAAAGAGGAATTACCCTTTCAGGAGGGCAAAAACAAAGAACTTCGATTGCGAGGGCATTAATTCGAAAACCGAAAATATTGATTCTGGATGATTGTCTTTCTGCCGTAGACACAAAAACTGAAAATGCCATTCTGGAAAGTTTAAGTAAGGTTTCTCACAATATCACTACGCTCATCATTTCTCATCGTGTGTCTTCAGTAAAATTGGCAGATAAAATTCTGGTACTCGACGATGGCCAAATCATTGAGGAAGGAAGCCACGAAGAACTTATGCAAAACGATGGCCCTTACAAGGATTTATATAATAAACAGCTGGAAGGAGAAGAAGTAGAATAAAAAACCCTCTTATAAAAGAGGGCTCTTTACAACCTTACCATAGATATTAGCAATTAATTTTATGAGTTTGTAATCATCCTTTTGAATTACACGATGATACAAAAGTACAACAGTGGAATTTCGTAATTTTTATCGCTTATTAACAAAACTTTTTCATGTAATGAAACTATTGATTTCTTATATTTTTCAAATACCTACACAACTTTCTGCCGATCAAATTATTTAAAACATTGCATTGATTTTTCACAACCTTTGATAATGAAATACCTGTTAAGTATATTTTTCATTTGCTTTTTATCGGGAGTCCGGGCTTAATACTAGAATTTGATTTCGGATTGCCTTTCGGTCAATATTCTTTAATTTTTTTGAACCAAAACAAATAAGAACATTATTATTTTTAAAAGAATAAAGCCCCGAAAATTCGAGGCCTTATCGCTTTAATTATTTCAACCACTTATCCAGCCATGAGAAAAATTCTCTGTGCCAGACCAGTCC is part of the Hyphobacterium sp. CCMP332 genome and encodes:
- a CDS encoding ABC transporter ATP-binding protein, which gives rise to MKALQYLNKYLYKYRLRLILGVIFVIISNILQIIPASLVRHALDLMSESYDLLQYYKDTDVRDIIEDSFISSALLYGLIILLMVVLRGIFLFFTRQTIIVVSRLIEFDLKNEIYWHYQTLPLAFYRRNNTGDLMSRISEDVSKVRMYLGPAIMYGLNLIVLFMICIPVMFSINSRLSLYVLAPLPVLSISIYFVNNLINKKSEMIQQKLSDLSTYVQEAFSGIRVLKSFVREKDSVNNFTRESNDYKTRSLDLAFVNALFFPLIMALIGLSTIFTIYIGGLEVARGSITVGNIGEFVMYVNYLVWPVTSLGWISSIIQRADASQRRINQFLETKTDIISGDDDSKKIEGEIEFNNVSFTYPDSGIRALKNISFKAKSGETIAIVGHTGSGKSTIANLLTRMYDPIDGEVKIDDTDIKKLDLTHLRNQMGYVPQDVFLFSDSISKNIAFGSVNEKPELIEEAARDADLFDNIKDFPQGFDTRLGERGITLSGGQKQRTSIARALIRKPKILILDDCLSAVDTKTENAILESLSKVSHNITTLIISHRVSSVKLADKILVLDDGQIIEEGSHEELMQNDGPYKDLYNKQLEGEEVE
- a CDS encoding Glu/Leu/Phe/Val dehydrogenase, with product MSDTITASKDEFSVFNSITQYEHEQLVFCNDPHTGLKAIIGIHNTVLGPALGGTRMWVYKNDNDAIVDVLRLSRGMTFKAAISGLNLGGGKAVIIGDSKTMKNEALLRRFGKFVDSLGGKYITAEDVGMGEKDMEYIGMETEHVTGLSENLGGAGDPSPVTAYGVYMGMKASAKKAYGKDSLEGKKVLVQGAGHVGSYLIDHLIKDGATVMISDIFDEKIEEVTKKYHNLIVVDPESIFDQEMDIYAPCALGATLNDDTIAKLKCQIVAGAANNQLAIEERHGDMCLEKGIIYAPDFLINAGGLMNVYAELMGFSKASTFEKAENIYDTTLSILKKSEDEGINTQKAALAIAKKRIEEVGKIKLTF
- the nusB gene encoding transcription antitermination factor NusB; translated protein: MLNRRILRSKALQLAYGFYSSRKANHQMALDRIRLHYAPDLNSLEEQDKGELKKKEKEAAELFKRNDFEASDKDMTEALYEARHFYEEQTKKDINSYRKQLTNHAESIFDLYLKALLLLVKLSDMVNIEAIETVKNRPMAPKPDEETLKFYNNKIVELIRSDKDFQKACEKRKINWGDDQDFIESLFKEGLKKNKEYKKYIERNSKDLRFEDEIEIARTVLNEIVLNHPASIAQFESIDISWFQNKSIVKSMLKFTLKSIDEKSDKFPFAPLAKNWEDDKSFYEKLFNLTIENDAEYEELIASKAKNWESERVSLMDKIILKLAMCELEHFPSIPVKVTINEFIDLSKQYSTPKSKTFVNGILDKVKQEWLKSKKIKKSGRGLIDNN